The Solidesulfovibrio fructosivorans JJ] genome has a segment encoding these proteins:
- a CDS encoding zinc metalloprotease HtpX codes for MSSQIKTALLLGLLTALILVVGQAMGGRQGLVIAFFFAVIMNLGSYWFSDKIVLSMYGARELSPSDAPGVHAMVEELARNAGIPKPRLMIVAQESPNAFATGRNPEHGVVCVTAGILRLLSPEELRGVLSHELSHIKNRDILVQSIAAVLGGAVMMMANMLQWGAIFGMGRSSDDEGGGGGVLGALAMALLAPLAATLIQMAISRSREYLADATGAKISGTPLALAGALGKLENYSRQIPMQANPATENMFIVNPFAGVSMASLFSTHPPTEERIRRLRDMAGR; via the coding sequence ATGAGCAGCCAGATAAAGACCGCCCTGCTCCTCGGACTTCTTACCGCGCTCATCCTCGTCGTGGGCCAGGCCATGGGCGGCCGGCAGGGCCTTGTCATCGCCTTTTTTTTCGCCGTGATCATGAACCTCGGCAGCTACTGGTTCTCGGACAAGATCGTGCTGTCCATGTACGGCGCGCGCGAACTGTCCCCGTCCGACGCCCCGGGCGTTCACGCCATGGTCGAGGAGCTGGCCCGAAACGCCGGCATCCCCAAGCCCCGCCTCATGATCGTGGCCCAGGAATCCCCCAACGCCTTCGCCACGGGCCGCAACCCGGAGCATGGCGTGGTCTGCGTGACGGCGGGCATCCTGCGGCTGCTTTCCCCGGAAGAGCTGCGCGGCGTGCTGTCCCATGAGCTGTCCCACATCAAGAACCGCGACATCCTCGTCCAGTCCATCGCCGCGGTCCTGGGCGGCGCGGTGATGATGATGGCCAACATGCTCCAGTGGGGAGCGATTTTTGGCATGGGCCGCAGCAGCGACGACGAAGGCGGTGGTGGCGGCGTCCTCGGCGCGCTGGCCATGGCCCTGCTCGCGCCCCTCGCGGCCACGCTCATCCAGATGGCCATTTCCCGGTCCCGGGAATACCTGGCCGACGCCACCGGGGCGAAGATTTCCGGCACGCCGCTGGCCTTGGCCGGAGCCCTGGGCAAGCTCGAGAACTACTCCCGGCAAATCCCCATGCAGGCGAACCCGGCCACGGAAAACATGTTCATCGTCAATCCGTTCGCCGGCGTCTCCATGGCCTCGCTTTTCTCCACCCACCCGCCCACCGAGGAACGCATCCGCCGCCTGCGCGACATGGCCGGACGTTAA
- a CDS encoding NYN domain-containing protein, whose amino-acid sequence MINRKLWLIDAGYMYRGQSIYNRDYSIDYVKLRNKLEIEEPLWRAYYLNSVPNPTPDAQVSFYNWMRSAPPIGPKIITKLYELRSSEITDLYCEHCRRKVPVACPNDPKHRLSREQQKGVDVGLATLALTHVDNYDTLILSSGDSDLLDAIEYITEKNKRFELLVFKNGVSTDLQCRADRIYWIDDFASEVAR is encoded by the coding sequence ATGATCAATCGCAAGCTCTGGCTGATCGACGCCGGATACATGTATCGCGGACAATCCATTTACAATCGTGATTATAGTATCGACTATGTCAAATTGAGAAACAAGCTTGAGATTGAAGAACCGCTTTGGAGAGCCTATTATCTCAATTCCGTTCCCAATCCCACGCCCGACGCCCAGGTTTCCTTCTATAACTGGATGCGCAGCGCCCCGCCCATCGGGCCGAAAATCATCACCAAGCTCTACGAACTGCGCTCGAGCGAAATCACGGATCTCTACTGCGAACACTGTCGCCGCAAAGTGCCCGTGGCCTGCCCCAACGACCCCAAGCATCGCCTGAGCCGCGAGCAGCAAAAAGGAGTGGATGTGGGCCTGGCCACCCTGGCCCTGACCCACGTCGACAACTACGACACCCTGATCCTGTCCTCGGGCGACAGCGACCTGCTGGACGCCATCGAGTACATCACGGAAAAAAACAAGCGCTTCGAGCTGCTCGTCTTCAAGAACGGCGTTTCCACCGACCTGCAGTGCCGGGCCGACCGCATCTACTGGATCGACGATTTCGCGAGCGAAGTCGCGCGGTAA